cacaggGCCTTGAAATCCTGGAAAGTTTttgaatttgcaaaaaaaatcaaggcccttgaaagtttttgataAGTAGACATGAGTCATTGAAGTTGTTTGAATTTTAAAGTTTAGTTGATGAGTAAATGTCTCCCACCACCAATGAGACCTTCAGTGTCttcacgggtccttgaaatctttGAAAGTGTAtacatgtgggaaaaaaattaTTCCAAGGCcgttgaaagtttttgaaaagtGTATagatttgaaaaaataaaatttcaaggacattgaagttttttttaaatctccctAAATTGACataggtcattgaaagtgcttgaattttgtacaagaaagaagttgagatgaaatttgaaaaaaaaatcaaggtccTTAAAAGTTTTTGAGAATACATGAATACCTGCGTATACATGAGTCATTGAAAGTGAACAAAACACCAGTGAgcgctgactgtgctgtgagcgccccctgctgctgtcaATCGCAAACTAAAGACAAATAaactttttctcctttttttccagatCAATTCCAAAGGAGAGACACCAGCCGCAGTGGCCACGCCTCCTTTCAGTATGATGATGTAAGTcgttttttatttactttgatcttttgtttaaaatgagttGTCTTAGTATTATGGGAATACAGTGGTAAAATGATGGGAATGAAGTGGTAATATTATGGGAATAAAGTCCATGCTGCGACGTCTGGAAAACACTGCCAGCTGTTTTACTTTTGAACtattaaaatgaatggaagcaCTTTGCTGCACTTTACActgcatctgtctctctctgcagttcATCCAGGTCACGATGAGCGTGTGAACGAGTGAAACAACGGGACCAGATTATTTCTACATCTGTGTTTGTAAACGTCTCAGAcaccattccattttttttttaatgttatgtaCCAAGAGCAACCACAAGAGGGTGCGTGTGCTCCTGTGTTCTGCAGTAAGTAGTCGCCCTCATTCATTTATGACCTTTAACCTCGACAGTAACCATGTGATGTATGAAGTGCTGGCCAggatgtgaacacatgaagtgAATAAACAGACGTGTAAACAgtgtcttttatctttttatcataaaatataaaatacatttgatgCTTCACTTATAAACTGAGgcgtgtaaaccactcactctcccacaccaaaccccattgagaaaatcagtgatttaacatcacagcacacaggagttgttgatccactgttgcctccatcactaagttcaaatgtcttatttttgtcttttcagcttttaaaatatttaatttagacatactttagtgacacaaagtgaccacacgaggcagcattagaccagcagctcctgtgtccctgtgagctaaaatcactgattttctctatggggtttggtgtgggagagtgagtggtttacaaacttgagtttgttttttttaaatgtgagtgttACAGATTTTCATGCTTTCATCTGAGAACATGAATCAAACCGACAAAGATTCAAACTTCAGGAAAAAGAAACTACAGCTTCATTCAGGATCAGTttcaatcaaataaaaagaagaaaaagattctcctcctctgctggtgtgtgtgtgtgtgcatgtgtgtgtgtgttttcagattaTGGCTGATTTTAGGaactgaaaagagaaaaatagagAAAAGAATTAGTatcacactgaacctttaatgtGCAGCAACAGAGAGCTTATATTTCATCATTAACTTGGACTCGTTTCATAGAAAAAACAGAGCTAAACGTGAAGGACATGAAGGACATGAAGGACAGGACAGACAGGACGGACAGGGACAAACCCTGAACCTCATTTATCAACTTCACATTTGTTTCCCATCATGAGTTTAGAGATAAAGCAGATAATAGATAATAAGCATCAGTGACATGTAAACATGGGCGTGCTGTGGTTTTCTCTgtgacagagctgctgctcgaGTTAAGGTCAAGAAGTTAAGATGAAAAGTTAAGGTAAAGAAGCTAAGATGAAGAAGTTAAGGCAAAGAAGTTAAGGTCAAAAAGTTAAGGTAAATAGGTTCAGATGAAGAAGTTAAGGTAAAGAAGTTAAGTTAAATAAGTTAAGGTGAAGAAGTTAAGGTGAAGAAGCTAAGATGAATAAGTTAAGGTAAAGAAGTTAAGGTGAAGAAGTTATGGTAAAGATGTGTCAGTATTTTTACTTAAAGTTAAGGtaaacagataaaaacatgaaCTCACCTGTTTAAGGGAAAAGCTGCTCACCTCACAGTCACATGGTAAACTGAGCAGACGAGCGGTGAAACGTTCTGGACACAAGTTTGTGTTTAATGTCAAAAAAGGTTCTGGACTGTCATTCACAAAATGGCCGTCATGTTTGAagatttttgaccacaaaatATAAGTTtgtaactcactcactctcccacaccaaaccccagagagaaaatcactgacacacacacacacacacaggagttgttgatccactgctgccttcatcgttgagttcaaacgtcttattttgtcaattctgtgttgacaaaataaataaatcctttattcagatttacttcagtgacacaaagtgaccacacggggcagaagtagaccagcagctcctgtgttcccgtgagctaaaatcactgattttctctatgggctttggtgtgggagagtgagtggtttacaaacgtcagttccCTGTTGGAAAAGTATGTCTAAAGTCTGACAATTTAGTTTGACAGCGtcagttttcagatgaaagaagcagcaaacaaataacgtgacattgtttctgttcacgaaGAACGACGTATTGAAGCTTTTATCAGGCGAGTCTTTTGTGACGTGACATAAATCAGCCTCGACTGTGTCTCGTACAGTGATTCATTAGAAAACTCAGGACACAACACCGAATCAGACAGATTTCATTTTCTGGCACATCATCGTCGTCGTGTCttttgctgtgttcacaccgtcGCTCCGAGTTTCACGTTAACTTCGAGGAACGCTCCACGTCGTGTGCGGCTCAGCGTGACgatggtttcttctctgcagacgtttctaCAACATATAAAGCGTCTAAATAACATGTTTCCCCGAGCAGAGTCTGGCCCGCCGGCGACCATCGCGTTGCCACGACAGCGCCATCTTTCACAAAAGTTGAAAACACTTAAGTCGAGCGTCGGACGCAGTTTTGCGTATCTGTGCATGGACTTTGTACGTAAACCTGTGGCctcggtgtgaacacagcataaaCCTGCTGATAtttccacttttaaaacacatcttaaaacccattttactctttggctttcaacccagtatgagacattggtttttatctttttatagttttattgtatgactttttcatttgtgttttattaatactttctacagtattttattgtacgttttatttcttgttgtcatttcttatattttatttatcttatttatctctgttgtacagcattttgtttcagctgttgttgttttttaaagtgctttataaataaagttggattggattggatatttACCTTTGAGGATGTGGAGTTTGGTCACGGCGGCCGTGTACTCGTCGTAGTTGATGCCATCTTGAGAACCGTGCTGTTGCCACAGAGTTGTGAAGGTGTCGTCGTCGACGGCGAAGCCTGCGTGACAACAGAAATCAAAGAGGACACGTCAGCTCGCTCACCAGCCTCCTCCAGGGTTATTTCGCAGTGATGACTGAGTATTTACCGCGGTCGGACAGAGcctttttcatttgtctttgaGTGACAGACGGTGGATTCCTCCTCTCGTAGCTCTCCACGTATTCCCTCCTGAGAGTGGCCATGTAATGCTCCAGTTTGAAGAACTCCACCGCGTCCAGGTCTCGTGTCACATCTGTCTGAATGTGCTGTTAAAGAACTGAGATCAATTTCCCCCAGACTTCTATTCATTCTATCCCATTGGtttggagtcgccccctggtggtcatcTGCACTCACTTTTGACACAAAAAATTTCTGGTTTGACTTTCCACCATTTTCTGTTCACACCTGTCTGACAAGTGAACCTGACCGGTCACGTGATCTACATTTTcagctgtgttccatttacatcggaagttggaactgggagtgacatcaCGTCACAGGGCGTAAACGTGGACGAGCCATTGTTAGCAGTCGATAAAGTGTACGACTGAttcactgtgagataaatatgTCACTTTTCCATCAAAAAATCTAACTCCACCCAGTTTAGTTTCAGtcttgttgttttccatgacttcatagctcctcctcaaagtgggtggagtcatcaccgCACAGCtgcctgaaaacacagaaacttgtgacttttaaagcagttgtgttgggtgaaactgaatcattagaatcagtggattaaaaTTTCAAAGGAATCATAagcagattttggaactttaagaagattttggaattataagtagattttggaattataagtagaatttggatttctaagtagattttggaattataagtagaatttggatttctaagtagattttggaattataagtagaatttggatttctaagtagattttggaactttaagtagaatttggaattataagtagattttggaattaggTGAGGTTGCTCCGACCTTCCAAATTAGGAAATTGCAACTTCCAACTCTGACTGGAATGCACCATTAATGAGGAGGCAGATCACTGCTGATATGAAgctcaaacacatttttgttacatgaaaacatgagtgCGGTGTGCATGTAGACAAAGTTGCTTAGAGGATACGTCCATGAGCGTCAGCAGAAGGCGAGCGGTTCTCAGACTCAGGGCTGTAAAGGGGTAGAAAAACGCGAGTGAGCGTCAGAATATTTCACTCACAAGAAACGTGTTGAAATCAGCACTAAATACAAACAGACATTTGCCACGAACAGAAAATCCTCCAGCGTTCAGTTTAGCGAGGACACCTTCAGCGTTCAGCATCTGTGggaaaaacccacaaaaaacaGCGTTAAACGTGAGTTatcatctgttttctgtttgaagGAAAGAAGAACAAAAGGCTGATTTCTAATTTGAAACAAAATGAccactgaaaataaacatgttctgCTTCTTCTTATAGGAAGAAGAAAATGGTCTCgtaagaaagaagaagaacaaaatggctgctgtgaaagaACAAAagtcagacattttgttttgatggtagaataaataaagaataccAAACAATTATCAAAACAGAGAGTTACTGTAGCAACATGTGTGATTAATcagcaacaaaagaaaactcaTAGTTTAATGATTTAGGCAATtataaaacactttagtgaGGAGTTGACATAAGGAAATAGAACTCAAATACCTCAGTCCTGCGTTCTTCCTGTTGGAGAAGAGAAAAAGTAGTAGGAAAAAACAAGTCAGATGAAGACCCTTTTAATTTGCACCAAATTTAActatcatttaaatataactTACCGATGCACACATTTCTTCTGGGAATGAGTTACACTGCAGCTCTGGTGGCCAGGAAATGCCAAAAGCTTTCATCCGATCTTCGCAGCCCTGTTTGGCTCTCTCACAGAAAGACCTGCAGGGCCGCTGCACTTCCCCAGCCACACACTCGGGGGCGTACACCCTGCACAGCAAGAGGCGGATGTCCTCCGAGCACATGGTCTGCACCAAGGAGTTGAAAAAGGACATCCTCGCCATGGCTTCTCCTTGATTTGCGTGTCCCAGGAGATTCTGGGTGGTGGTCTGGTTGTAAGACAAACCCTGACACAGGGGGATGGTGATGGGCTCGCACATGTCCCCGCTGGTGCCCACTCCATactgcaacaacacacacacgcaacataCTGTACTGACACCTTTGGCGAAAGACGGTCATTACACAAAGGTCGGGCACAGACGTGAAATATGAGCAGGAGATTAGTCTCtctgtgaaaacatggcagccagAGAGGACTGATGTTAGCCGCTTAACAAAGGGTTAACATCCATTTCCCTTTCACTCAGTTAAAGCTTTAGTCTGTAATTTGTTCCTAAAACACTTCTTATAATACCTAGCTCCTCACTGTGTCTTCAAACTCTCATTGAAAAGTCTCATGAGACTTGCTTTCCTCATGAGCACGTTGCACCTAACTTATCATGCTACAGCTGCCTTATAGCAACTAGCTGCTAGTAGCAGTAGCGTGTTGACAACCAGCAGCTTGTCTCTTAAATTCTGAGCAACTAGCAGCTAACTTATTAATTTCTCAGTGActaacttgtttagtttaagtCTAAAATAATTAAggctaatataatataatagtcgAGGAGCTTATGTTAGCAAAGCTGCTCACCATCGTTTGCATAGAAACCTCATCACTCAAAACAGGATATAGGCTACAAGGCTGGGGCAGAAACATGGCGGCAGCCCAAGATCAAGGTGGCGGCCCAAGATCAAGGCGGTCCCTTTTATAATGGAACACTCATGTTGCGTTCCATCCACAGTGGAAGTCGGAACTGTCAGTTTTGGCACTTCTGTGTCGACCGAATTTCAGTTGAGAAGTCGTCAAAAACCATGGACGCAAACATATCttgggctagccattgttagcaataccaagCAATAACAACACTTGTGATTTTCTTGTGTCTCTCCTTGTGCAGACTCACCTGTTGACATGATTCTGTGGTAAAAGCTTCACACCTGAAAGCTTCAGGCCACACGAAACCGAACCTGCTCATCAGCAACTCGCAGCCGGACCGAGCCTGCTCACAGAGCGTTCTGCAAGGTGGGCGGGCTTTTCCTGCCACACATGGCGGAGTGTAGAGGGAGCAGAGGAAGGGCTTTAGGTGAGGGGAGCACTCCACTTTCACTAGAGGACTGAACTGGTTTATCTCCAGGTTGGCCTCCTCCTGGGATTTGTGGCCCAGAAGGTTGGGCAGCACGGTCTCAGTGTAGGGCAGGTCTTTGCAGAGAGGGACGGTGATCGTCTGACATGTCAAGGATGGTTGGGCAACAAGATCGTCCTGGAGATAACAGAAGCACACTcagtttaaccctcttatgagcATCATAAtattcaggccgcctggatttattttgattttgtgtctgtcagaaatgttcagtgag
The sequence above is a segment of the Solea solea chromosome 13, fSolSol10.1, whole genome shotgun sequence genome. Coding sequences within it:
- the LOC131471632 gene encoding uncharacterized protein LOC131471632 yields the protein MWNFILVSLGLLLSPRPAHSIRDDRSNCKPVTASFCQGVGYTSTSYPSGISGYSLQQIGQIVETACSTEVATLMCRVAMPECSSDDDSRTKPCRSLCEKVKTDCESAIRAKRLSWPTKLRCEALPVSNCAQGKETRITPTPPTATCQAITIPLCKDLLYTETVLPNLLGHKSQEEANLDIHPYYPLVKVECSPHLKPFLCSLFTPQCVAGKALQPCRTLCEKARSDCGSLMSRFGFAWPESFRCDAFTTESCQQDDLVAQPSLTCQTITVPLCKDLPYTETVLPNLLGHKSQEEANLEINQFSPLVKVECSPHLKPFLCSLYTPPCVAGKARPPCRTLCEQARSGCELLMSRFGFVWPEAFRCEAFTTESCQQYGVGTSGDMCEPITIPLCQGLSYNQTTTQNLLGHANQGEAMARMSFFNSLVQTMCSEDIRLLLCRVYAPECVAGEVQRPCRSFCERAKQGCEDRMKAFGISWPPELQCNSFPEEMCASEERRTEMLNAEGVLAKLNAGGFSVRGKSLSLRTARLLLTLMDTDVTRDLDAVEFFKLEHYMATLRREYVESYERRNPPSVTQRQMKKALSDRGFAVDDDTFTTLWQQHGSQDGINYDEYTAAVTKLHILKERFTARLLSLPCDCEVSSFSLKQFLKSAII